CAATGCCTTTGAAACGCCGTTCGAACTTGGCATTGGCGTGGCGCAGGGCTTCCTCGGGTTCGACATCCAGATGACGGGCAAGGTTGGCAACGACGAACAGAAGATCCCCAATCTCTTCGCGAATCTCGTCTTGTCCTAAAGTGTCGCGGGCCTCGGCCACTTCGCGGGCTTCTTCAATGATCTTATCCAGCACCATGCCAATCTCGGGCCAATCAAATCCCACCCGTGCGGCGCGTTTCTGCAGCTTCACGGCACGCAGAAGGGCGGGCAAACCGATGGCAACGCCGTCCAACACGCCCTGCTGCGCCTTCGCCGCCCGTTCGGCCGCCTTGATGGTTTCCCAGTCGCGGGTCTGCTGTTCGGCGGACTTGTCGCGGTTTTCATCGCCAAATACATGGGGATGACGCGCGACCATCTTGTCAGACATGGTGTCGGCCACGTCGTTAAAGCTGAACAGACCTTTTTCCTCGGCCATTTGGGCGTGAAAGACGGATTGGAACAGCAGATCGCCCAGCTCGCCCTTCAGCTCGTCCCATGCCTCGCGTTCGATTGCATCTGCGACCTCATAGGCCTCTTCGATCGTGTAAGGGGCAATGGTCGAGAAATCCTGTTCGATGTCCCACGGACATCCCGTTTTCGGATCACGCAGACGGCGCATGATCTCGCGCAGGCGGTCCATGCCGCCGTTTGGGTCGTGAACAAGCTGGTCGGATGATTTGGTCATTGCATTTGCCCCTCAATCAGGAAACCTTCAGCCCAATTCAGGAGGGCTCCATGGCTGTTATCAACCGTATCGCTGATTTTGACGAAGATATGAAGGGCTGGCGCCGTTGGTTGCATCAGAACCCCGAGTTTGGGTTGGAATGCCATCAGACAGCCGCCTTTGTCTGCGAGCGCCTGCGAGAGTTCGGCGCGGATGAAATTCACGAGCAGATCGGTGTGTCGGGCGTCGTCGCCATCATCAACGGGCAGGGCGATGGGCCGACCATTGGGCTGCGTGCTGATATGGACGCGCTGCCAATGGAGGAGCTGACAGGGCTGAACTATACCTCGCAAAATCAGGGGTTTATGCATGCGTGTGGCCATGATGGACACACCACGATGCTGATGGGCGCGGCGCGCTATCTGGCGGAAACCCGTAATTTCCGCGGTCGGGTCGCGCTGATCTTCCAGCCCGCTGAAGAGAATTTCGGCGGCGCCAAGCATATGTGTGACGAAGGCATGATGGATTGTTTCGACATATCCGAGGTCTACGCGCTTCACACGATGCCGGGGGTCGAGTTGGGCCGCTTCTTCACCACGCCTGGCCCGATGATGGCAGCAGTGGATACGCTGCGTGTGACGGTTACCGGTGTTGGGGGGCACGCGGCCTATCCGCATGAATGCGTTGACCCGATCCCGGCAATGGTCGCGATGGTGCAAGCGCTGCAAACCATCGTCAGCCGCAACCTGCGTCCTCTGGATGAACTGGTGGTCTCTGTCACGGAAATTCATGCGGGTTCGGCGGATAATATCGTTCCTGAAAGTGGTTGGTTCGGGGCCACCATTCGGTCTTTTACGCCTGAGGTGCGCAAGATGGTGGAAACTAGGATTCGCGAGATATTAGAGGGTCACGCTGCCAGCTTTGGAGTGACCGTCGATATCGACTACGAGCTAGGCTATCCCCCCATGGTCAACACGGCCGACGAAGT
The Aliiroseovarius pelagivivens DNA segment above includes these coding regions:
- the mazG gene encoding nucleoside triphosphate pyrophosphohydrolase, whose amino-acid sequence is MTKSSDQLVHDPNGGMDRLREIMRRLRDPKTGCPWDIEQDFSTIAPYTIEEAYEVADAIEREAWDELKGELGDLLFQSVFHAQMAEEKGLFSFNDVADTMSDKMVARHPHVFGDENRDKSAEQQTRDWETIKAAERAAKAQQGVLDGVAIGLPALLRAVKLQKRAARVGFDWPEIGMVLDKIIEEAREVAEARDTLGQDEIREEIGDLLFVVANLARHLDVEPEEALRHANAKFERRFKGIERRLAAVGKTAEQSDLNEMDALWEAEKAAERAAK
- a CDS encoding M20 aminoacylase family protein, with the protein product MAVINRIADFDEDMKGWRRWLHQNPEFGLECHQTAAFVCERLREFGADEIHEQIGVSGVVAIINGQGDGPTIGLRADMDALPMEELTGLNYTSQNQGFMHACGHDGHTTMLMGAARYLAETRNFRGRVALIFQPAEENFGGAKHMCDEGMMDCFDISEVYALHTMPGVELGRFFTTPGPMMAAVDTLRVTVTGVGGHAAYPHECVDPIPAMVAMVQALQTIVSRNLRPLDELVVSVTEIHAGSADNIVPESGWFGATIRSFTPEVRKMVETRIREILEGHAASFGVTVDIDYELGYPPMVNTADEVSKAVCAAREISGDARVDDDQGREMGAEDFAYMLEERPGAYLFLGQGDGPGLHHPKFDFNDEASTYGASFFARLIERLNPAL